In methanogenic archaeon ISO4-H5, the following are encoded in one genomic region:
- a CDS encoding transposase encodes MAVPEHIRKVERPKGTVVGDERNGVYPVREKLSSKSWVDENGKRHRPSKNGKVVGHIVNGTFIPLAEKPETVSVCDVDIKDWGEYCLCDSQNRNLLEELRTVYAEEDAVRLYVMAMMRSLRRGLTDRLMMRTYQESFISEIYPGMNLSKNQVCTFLRNVGRAYKKTVDFMRNRVSSCGADDRLIIDGSIKQDHSKINSLSAVSRKTCQTKHRDMSIMYCYGMKSREPLCCKAYPGNMVDLRAVSDFISENKITEGILIADKGFPIESMEDEIRKHEGLHFLLPMKRDRPEIRKHSMLAFDSCLPDARGISCKKVGAIWKNRKVWLYSFRDPQIAKEEEILYLNGKDSSQVDARELASKRREFGTLVFISDLNLGCEEVDRIYDERWLIELMFRFERDILEMDDTREHSDYTSIASEFVDYLAAIMSARIYKHLDSKKLFEKCTYGDALHRLGRFKMVRTDDGKWRMNRTALTDAEFASEVGILIKPVIPYEVKKIGRPKGSKDRRPRKKRSATLSE; translated from the coding sequence ATGGCAGTCCCGGAACACATTCGCAAGGTGGAGAGACCGAAAGGTACGGTAGTGGGAGACGAGCGTAACGGAGTCTATCCCGTGAGGGAGAAACTTTCTTCCAAGTCGTGGGTCGATGAGAACGGTAAGAGACACAGGCCCTCGAAGAACGGCAAGGTGGTCGGGCATATAGTCAACGGGACTTTCATCCCGTTGGCGGAGAAGCCTGAGACCGTATCCGTATGCGACGTGGACATCAAGGACTGGGGAGAATACTGCCTCTGCGATTCGCAGAACAGGAACCTACTGGAGGAACTCAGAACAGTCTATGCCGAGGAGGACGCGGTAAGACTGTACGTAATGGCGATGATGAGGTCTCTGAGACGCGGGCTGACAGACAGGCTGATGATGAGGACCTATCAGGAGAGTTTCATATCGGAAATCTATCCCGGTATGAATCTCAGTAAGAACCAGGTGTGCACGTTCCTGCGGAACGTGGGCAGAGCTTACAAAAAGACCGTGGATTTCATGCGCAACCGCGTGTCGTCCTGCGGAGCGGACGACCGTCTCATCATCGACGGGAGCATCAAACAGGATCACAGCAAGATCAATTCTCTGTCAGCCGTTTCGAGGAAGACCTGCCAGACCAAACACCGCGACATGTCCATCATGTACTGCTACGGGATGAAATCCCGTGAGCCTCTCTGCTGCAAAGCATATCCGGGGAACATGGTGGACCTCAGGGCTGTGAGCGACTTCATCAGCGAGAACAAGATCACTGAGGGGATACTCATAGCGGATAAGGGATTCCCCATAGAATCCATGGAGGACGAAATCAGGAAACACGAAGGACTCCACTTCCTGCTACCGATGAAAAGGGACCGTCCCGAGATCAGGAAGCACTCGATGCTGGCATTCGATTCATGTCTTCCGGACGCACGCGGCATATCGTGCAAGAAGGTCGGGGCAATATGGAAAAACCGCAAGGTCTGGCTCTACTCGTTCAGAGATCCGCAGATCGCCAAAGAGGAAGAGATCCTGTATCTCAATGGAAAGGATTCCTCCCAAGTGGACGCCAGGGAACTGGCGTCCAAGAGGAGGGAGTTCGGAACTCTGGTGTTCATATCGGATCTGAACCTGGGGTGTGAGGAAGTTGATAGGATCTACGACGAACGGTGGTTGATAGAACTGATGTTCAGATTCGAGAGGGACATCCTGGAGATGGATGACACGCGTGAACACAGCGATTACACCTCCATAGCCAGTGAATTCGTCGACTACCTCGCCGCCATCATGTCGGCGAGGATCTACAAGCATCTCGATTCCAAGAAACTCTTTGAGAAATGCACTTACGGCGATGCCTTGCACCGGTTGGGCAGATTCAAGATGGTGCGTACCGATGACGGGAAGTGGCGTATGAACAGAACCGCCCTGACGGACGCGGAATTCGCGTCCGAGGTCGGAATCCTAATCAAACCCGTGATCCCGTATGAAGTGAAGAAGATCGGCAGGCCGAAGGGTAGTAAAGACAGACGCCCCCGTAAGAAGAGGTCTGCCACCCTCTCGGAATGA
- a CDS encoding adhesin-like protein has translation MKAKVYAIMVAALIAVAGVIVYTSQSDADGTNDPVTNGKMTVNISYGGGWELPKTVDAYNGAIALDSALGTTNHVIDMNLYTQSGQYVSINYEYGKITSINNIAASGSDVWNVYILNASGSWVSATDTLGWYKPFGDYDVNHRTANIAVIYGTPQEAQTKISAFNPTVTSTIVPVSDIVGNSNFEVTFYLKVSQDSAVQAALNNAHMSVTTGRADVTASNINAGVEVVGYGSDLYLALKNAFPGYVTGQEVVPYYDNGSYQTVYSWISAFLTLYTVQVTGANTPSVYTDDSWAWWQEYSEWTVDSTGEVSGNTSDFALGLISPLDDAPLTSDSYALYFAIGGM, from the coding sequence ATGAAAGCGAAAGTATACGCAATCATGGTCGCAGCCCTTATCGCCGTTGCGGGAGTCATCGTCTACACATCACAGAGTGATGCGGACGGAACCAACGATCCCGTGACGAACGGAAAGATGACTGTGAATATCAGCTACGGCGGCGGATGGGAGCTTCCCAAGACCGTCGATGCATACAACGGGGCTATTGCACTTGACAGTGCACTTGGAACGACAAATCATGTCATCGACATGAACCTCTACACCCAGTCTGGACAGTACGTCTCTATTAACTATGAGTACGGAAAGATCACATCCATTAACAACATTGCTGCATCTGGCAGCGATGTCTGGAATGTTTACATTCTTAATGCATCTGGTTCTTGGGTCAGCGCCACCGACACACTCGGATGGTACAAACCCTTCGGGGACTATGACGTCAACCACAGGACTGCGAACATTGCAGTGATTTACGGAACTCCTCAGGAGGCTCAGACCAAGATTAGTGCTTTCAACCCAACGGTTACTTCCACAATTGTGCCTGTCTCGGACATTGTCGGAAATTCTAACTTCGAAGTAACATTTTACTTGAAGGTTAGTCAGGATTCTGCCGTTCAGGCAGCACTTAACAACGCGCATATGTCCGTTACAACTGGACGTGCCGATGTGACCGCAAGCAACATTAATGCAGGAGTCGAAGTGGTAGGTTACGGATCCGATTTGTATCTCGCACTGAAGAATGCATTCCCCGGATACGTTACCGGACAGGAAGTTGTGCCCTATTACGATAATGGATCTTACCAGACTGTTTACAGTTGGATTAGTGCTTTCCTTACGCTCTACACTGTGCAGGTTACGGGAGCGAACACGCCCTCTGTATACACAGATGATTCATGGGCATGGTGGCAGGAGTATTCTGAGTGGACTGTGGATTCAACCGGAGAGGTATCAGGCAATACGTCCGATTTCGCTCTTGGGCTTATCAGTCCGCTTGATGATGCTCCGCTGACCAGCGATTCGTATGCGTTGTACTTCGCAATCGGAGGCATGTGA
- a CDS encoding transposase, which yields MTFIRVQKGRKDAAGNYIGGSASLVNSHYQPELDNPYKQELVESLGKIIFLDSDRKKGTFLSKTRGLVEYDVDSGLFRSVSDPSFKEEFCDFRPSETVFGDSYAVLEMMKSSGMIGILNNISKNEFFAEKLLCHTVYEVLKNGTKITCDRFIERSFLSSVLQLRPQSLRTDSEYFKKMGEFDTRKHFFREFVQLMRKRNPDFGTACYVDSTPLDNAIRNLPTNRLCSHGLDSVGVQTRLALVLDRATGLPVWYDIFPGNVPDVSTVDRISADVGEYLGIQISDLVLDAGYVRKELVSRYRIGSSEKSLIARMPDRHGYGVKTIFAKYRNQFSNGKYHFVRENHTYFGKKHLHKVFGHEVFAYVYLDNENADAAFRDYMSENKEEYDKMGMGEKNWVRYRGGFFILISNLDKTPAEILDDYFGRAFIETVFKTEKEYLKLLPLCKNNEDTVNGKILQDVISTIVYMGIRSKCRQSGRSVSDILWDLQYLKAVRRSDGTLHMSIYNKQAREVLELFGVNPVQIIKSGTYRNSLIFQK from the coding sequence ATGACATTCATAAGGGTTCAGAAAGGGCGGAAAGATGCCGCGGGGAATTATATCGGCGGCAGTGCATCGTTGGTCAACAGTCACTATCAACCCGAGCTGGATAATCCCTACAAACAGGAGCTCGTGGAAAGTTTAGGGAAAATCATATTTCTTGATTCTGATCGTAAAAAAGGTACGTTTCTTTCAAAAACCCGCGGTTTAGTGGAATATGATGTGGATTCCGGTCTTTTCAGATCAGTTTCAGACCCTTCCTTCAAGGAAGAATTCTGTGATTTCCGTCCGTCCGAGACCGTATTCGGAGATTCATATGCGGTTCTTGAAATGATGAAATCCTCTGGTATGATCGGTATTCTCAACAACATTTCGAAAAATGAGTTCTTTGCGGAGAAACTGTTGTGTCACACCGTATATGAGGTTCTGAAAAACGGCACTAAGATTACCTGCGACCGTTTCATAGAACGTTCATTCCTGTCCTCCGTGCTCCAACTCCGCCCCCAATCCCTGCGTACCGACAGTGAGTATTTCAAAAAAATGGGAGAATTCGACACCAGGAAGCATTTTTTCAGGGAATTCGTGCAGCTTATGAGGAAGAGGAATCCCGATTTCGGTACCGCATGCTATGTGGATTCGACTCCTTTGGACAATGCGATCAGGAATCTTCCCACCAACAGACTGTGCTCTCACGGTCTGGACTCAGTCGGAGTGCAGACCCGTTTGGCCCTGGTGCTGGATCGGGCCACGGGACTGCCTGTCTGGTATGATATTTTTCCGGGAAACGTTCCCGATGTCTCCACTGTCGATAGGATTTCCGCGGATGTCGGCGAGTATCTAGGCATCCAGATCTCAGATCTCGTACTCGATGCGGGGTATGTCAGGAAGGAATTGGTATCCAGATACCGTATCGGCAGCTCGGAAAAATCCCTGATCGCCCGCATGCCCGACCGTCATGGGTATGGAGTGAAGACGATTTTTGCCAAATACCGCAATCAATTCTCCAACGGTAAGTACCATTTCGTAAGGGAAAATCACACTTATTTCGGAAAAAAGCATCTTCATAAGGTGTTCGGACACGAGGTTTTTGCCTACGTGTATCTCGACAACGAGAATGCGGATGCGGCATTCCGCGACTACATGTCGGAAAACAAGGAAGAATATGACAAGATGGGTATGGGCGAGAAGAACTGGGTGAGGTATCGCGGCGGATTTTTCATCCTGATATCCAATCTGGATAAGACTCCGGCGGAGATCCTTGATGATTATTTCGGGAGAGCCTTCATCGAAACCGTGTTCAAGACAGAAAAGGAGTATCTGAAGTTGCTTCCGCTCTGCAAAAATAATGAAGATACAGTCAACGGAAAGATTCTGCAGGACGTCATCAGCACCATAGTTTACATGGGAATCCGTTCGAAATGCAGACAATCCGGACGTTCGGTTTCGGATATTTTATGGGATTTGCAGTACCTGAAAGCGGTCAGACGTTCTGACGGAACATTACATATGTCGATATATAACAAACAGGCCCGTGAAGTTTTGGAATTGTTCGGCGTAAATCCTGTTCAAATTATCAAGTCTGGCACATATAGGAATTCATTAATTTTCCAAAAATAA
- a CDS encoding adhesin-like protein → MKKYYALASVAVLVLASSLTVVYLEGSFADPTNSYTYSYEGYEVTQTSCSIEGNIATVGYTITGEGCGNENNTYTIAYEIGDENALSFGTGNITGSSTIVLVPPKVVDDSGTYVVSGLKLGSTGGSAQSIQKLLISMVDDDGNLRELNIPSTISPFSYATSLNELYINADVTIGGKLISSNSAASDVPIHKIHISKLSNCAASTVIQLKNNTDADHDLIVEAQVGAGTTVGNFDNKDRVKGTTTLKLLPGSVKATSLNLTTFDRVLCNAAEWPASTELSDLANAITSTATIGFYGPAIRVNLADDSVDKGASTTVTISALDLSGVSSLYFNISYDETKFNLKSPAYSDALDSADIKGDLAGGEYVVAFASPQDITGDLMTFQLEAKDDAAAGEYQISCVVEVNGTVVDGVNHPEHTYSGSAMLTIGNTLGDLNGDDVVDENDAVYLLLYTFRASTHPIPEGQNVDYNNDGVVNSDDAIYLKNYVVNPTQYPLGGA, encoded by the coding sequence ATGAAAAAGTATTATGCTTTAGCATCGGTCGCCGTTTTGGTACTGGCATCTTCCTTGACAGTTGTTTATCTGGAGGGGTCTTTCGCAGACCCAACTAACAGTTATACCTATTCGTACGAAGGATATGAGGTAACTCAGACCTCCTGCTCAATAGAGGGTAATATAGCCACAGTTGGCTATACAATTACCGGAGAGGGATGTGGGAATGAAAATAATACCTATACCATAGCGTATGAAATAGGTGATGAGAATGCATTAAGTTTCGGTACGGGAAACATAACTGGCAGTTCCACTATCGTTCTTGTCCCTCCGAAAGTTGTAGATGACTCCGGTACCTATGTTGTTTCTGGTCTGAAATTGGGAAGCACTGGTGGTTCTGCACAATCCATCCAAAAATTGTTAATCTCCATGGTGGACGATGATGGCAACTTGCGTGAGTTAAACATACCTTCTACAATCAGCCCATTTAGTTATGCAACTAGTTTGAATGAATTATACATCAATGCTGATGTGACGATTGGAGGAAAATTAATCAGTAGTAATAGCGCAGCTAGCGATGTTCCGATCCATAAGATTCACATTAGCAAATTGTCAAATTGTGCTGCTTCCACAGTTATTCAGCTCAAGAATAATACCGATGCCGATCATGATTTGATAGTTGAGGCGCAGGTGGGTGCCGGGACTACGGTTGGTAATTTTGACAATAAAGATAGAGTAAAAGGTACAACCACATTGAAATTACTGCCTGGTTCTGTAAAAGCGACCAGTCTTAATTTGACAACCTTCGATCGCGTGCTTTGCAATGCGGCAGAATGGCCTGCCAGTACTGAATTGAGCGATTTGGCGAATGCCATAACATCAACGGCTACCATTGGCTTTTATGGGCCTGCTATTAGGGTGAATTTGGCTGACGATTCCGTCGATAAGGGGGCATCAACAACTGTGACTATATCCGCGCTGGACTTAAGCGGTGTCAGTTCGTTGTATTTCAATATATCATACGACGAGACAAAATTCAACCTGAAATCTCCCGCATACTCTGACGCATTGGATTCTGCGGACATCAAGGGCGATTTGGCCGGTGGTGAATATGTGGTTGCTTTTGCATCACCTCAGGACATCACAGGGGATCTCATGACCTTCCAGTTGGAAGCGAAGGATGATGCGGCCGCAGGAGAGTATCAGATTAGTTGTGTTGTTGAAGTCAACGGCACTGTTGTTGATGGAGTCAACCACCCTGAGCATACGTACAGCGGTTCGGCAATGTTGACTATCGGTAACACGCTCGGTGATCTGAATGGGGATGACGTTGTGGATGAGAATGATGCGGTATACTTGCTGCTTTATACATTCCGTGCATCGACCCACCCGATCCCCGAGGGACAGAATGTGGACTACAACAATGATGGAGTGGTCAATTCCGATGATGCGATCTATCTGAAGAATTATGTTGTCAACCCCACACAATACCCTCTCGGAGGTGCCTGA